The following are from one region of the Magallana gigas chromosome 4, xbMagGiga1.1, whole genome shotgun sequence genome:
- the LOC105334291 gene encoding uncharacterized protein isoform X3, with protein MVIYLKVHQLLMLYFGFMDEGLNMAYSKYFGGQMQERLQHVIRKKYRGEILVGQAVIIAAYSWHTQPSEEDLQGFNEGLPINYLIAAPTMRIPQGVENTVNAYLAFRAVILAVREHNKRNYGSRKIRSVLCPGLGTDIGLMDHDQCANQMCLAYETHELKLPDHQFRIHPDNMLSMEMDQSHMTEESRIKKSSPNGNADI; from the exons ATGGTGATTTATTTGAAAGTGCACCAGCTGCTGATGCTATA CTTTGGTTTTATGGATGAGGGATTAAACATGGCGTATTCAAAATACTTTGGCGGGCAAAT GCAAGAACGGTTACAACACGTTATTCGAAAAAAATATCGTGGAGAAATTTTGGTG GGTCAAGCTGTGATTATTGCTGCCTATAGTTGGCATACACAACCATCAGAAGAAGACCTACAGGGATTCAATGAGGGGCTTCCTATCAATTACCTGATAGCTGCCCCCACCATGAGGATACCCCAAGGTGTGGAGAACACTGTCAATGCCTACCTGGCATTTAGAGCTGTGATACTGGCAG TACGTGAACACAATAAGCGGAACTATGGCAGTAGAAAGATCCGCAGTGTGCTGTGTCCGGGACTAGGAACTGACATAGGGTTGATGGATCACGATCAGTGCGCAAACCAA atgtGTTTGGCCTACGAGACACATGAATTGAAACTCCCAGACCATCAATTCCGGATCCATCCAGACAACATGCTTTCAATGGAAATGGATCAATCACATATGACAGAG GAGTCGCGAATAAAAAAGTCATCACCCAATGGCAACGCAGACATTTAA
- the LOC136274860 gene encoding uncharacterized protein, with protein MPKAYSCCWCHTRSCGGYQSRRPIKTPALICATVKRTGRDVSKVDVICQRCFRSFSRSQTKVPSVSLCNEVSKDPDFLPPKARSDSNSKNLSPKSINPPIASTPKDHRKCVVCRKPHNERNRLVVVPNAGITQAFIENGIFINDDSKCCKTHLQDGYLSKAARSLLTTTKNEEQLSRSDICKLLSDLRDTIKSSTYLNFDVPSLLSEEGYSNLTALKKEQFSELVNELKNLNNNFSRSKRTCLAVFLTKLRTGHPNTILSSIFNLSLIQIQRITPSVREALMKNFVPRHLGFQHISHQELCLHHITPIARKLFTSEDNQDQAVLILDGTYIYIQKSHDYEFQRLSYSLHKNRPLVKPMMVVAPDGYIISVLGPYLSDYHNNDASITNCKYTISNEILFLLEWLKEDDVVIVDRGFRDAVTFMEENGLQVHMPFYLPRGKKQHPTTEANISRMVTKVRWVVESANGRLKQWRLLDNVVPNKLLPQIGDFVRIVCALCNKFRPCLGSMDPESSEIATKMLEKADMPNTVQSLVEENNLLTRRAVYSAIEASSDQLDNFPVLSFDDMRTITLGIYQIKHAENYSREHLKDGGSYEIMVCHDFPFLLRVKIQSRHSRNILHTLWIKYYSETEGVDSICGWYCTCKCGARIVGCCAHVSSVLWFLGWKRHQSNEPFASGSGPKRHFLNAAHLEDSDSNTVEEYYCLIECKCK; from the exons ATGCCTAAAGCATACTCCTGCTGTTGGTGTCATACTAGAAGTTGTGGTGGATATCAGTCTAGGAGACCTATTAAAACCCCAGCATTGATATGTGCAACCGTGAAGCGAACTGGACGGGATGTCTCCAAAGTAGATGTTATCTGTCAGAGATGTTTTAGATCTTTTTCTCGATCACAGACCAAAGTTCCAAGTGTTTCATTGTGCAATGAAGTGTCCAAAGACCCAGACTTTTTACCACCTAAGGCAAGAAGCGACTCCAATTCAAAAAATCTTAGTCCAAAGTCTATTAACCCTCCAATAGCTTCCACACCAAAAGATCACAGAAAATGTGTTGTCTGTAGGAAGCCTCATAATGAAAGGAATCGTCTTGTAGTCGTTCCCAATGCAGGTATTACACAAGCTTTTATAGAAAACGGCATTTTCATCAATGATGACAGCAAATGCTGTAAGACACATCTACAGGATGGCTACCTCAGCAAAGCGGCTCGGTCATTACTTACAACAACCAAAAATGAAGAGCAGTTGTCACGATCTGATATATGCAAACTTTTATCTGACCTAAGAGATACTATCAAATCTTCAACATACCTGAACTTTGATGTACCATCGCTTTTAAGTGAAGAGGGCTATTCAAACCTCACTGCATTAAAGAAGGAACAATTTTCTGAACTGgttaatgaattaaagaactTGAATAACAACTTCAGCCGCTCAAAAAGAACATGTCTCGCTGTATTCCTCACAAAGCTTCGGACTGGCCATCCAAATACAATTCTCTCCAGCATATTCAATCTTTCACTTATTCAGATTCAAAGAATAACTCCATCTGTTAGAGAGGCTCTTATGAAAAACTTTGTTCCCAGACATCTTGGTTTCCAACACATTAGCCACCAGGAACTATGCTTGCACCATATTACTCCAATTGCCAGAAAGCTGTTCACCAGTGAGGATAACCAAGACCAGGCTGTACTCATCCTTGATGGTACCTACATCTACATACAAAAGAGCCATGACTATGAATTTCAGCGGCTTTCCTACAGTCTCCATAAAAACCGTCCATTAGTGAAACCAATGATGGTTGTAGCTCCTGATGGGTATATCATAAGTGTTCTGGGACCATACCTGTCAGACTACCATAACAATGATGCTAGCATAACTAATTGCAAATacacaatttcaaa TGaaattctttttcttctagaatGGTTGAAAGAAGATGATGTGGTGATTGTCGATAGAGGATTTCGAGATGCAGTCACATTCATGGAAGAAAATGGTCTTCAGGTACATATGCCATTTTATCTACCAAGGGGAAAGAAACAACACCCCACAACTGAAGCCAACATATCTCGGATGGTTACAAAAGTAAGATGGGTTGTGGAAAGTGCCAATGGTAGGCTTAAACAGTGGAGACTCCTTGATAACGTAGTTCCAAACAAACTTCTTCCACAAATAGGAGACTTTGTCCGCATTGTATGCGCTCTGTGCAATAAATTCAGACCCTGTCTTGGGAGCATGGATCCAGAGTCATCGGAAATTGCAACTAAAATGTTGGAAAAAGCAGATATGCCAAATACAGTCCAAAGTCTGGTAGAAGAAAACAACCTTTTGACTCGTCGTGCTGTATACTCAGCCATTGAAGCCTCCTCAGACCAGCTGGATAATTTCCCTGTTCTCTCCTTTGATGATATGCGTACCATCACACTTggaatttatcaaataaagcatGCAGAAAACTACTCGAGGGAACATTTAAAAGATGGAGGCAGTTATGAAATCATGGTATGTCATGACTTTCCTTTTCTCTTAAGAGTTAAAATTCAGTCTCGACACTCAAGGAACATTCTACATACTCTGTGGATTAAGTATTACTCTGAAACAGAAGGTGTTGATTCTATTTGTGGTTGGTACTGTACTTGCAAATGTGGAGCAAGAATAGTGGGTTGCTGTGCTCATGTGTCAAGTGTGTTGTGGTTTCTTGGTTGGAAACGACATCAGAGTAATGAACCCTTTGCATCTGGATCTGGGCCCAAACGCCATTTTCTGAATGCAGCTCATCTGGAGGACTCTGACAGTAACACAGTTGAAGAGTACTACTGCTTAATTGAATGTAAGTGTAAGTAA
- the LOC105334291 gene encoding uncharacterized protein isoform X1 yields the protein MGQSRSRTGARAPEIIESDEDESDLDELEDAVVYKLRDISHGMFQAWKSRFPESHKNVQISNGDLFESAPAADAIVCPVNSFGFMDEGLNMAYSKYFGGQMQERLQHVIRKKYRGEILVGQAVIIAAYSWHTQPSEEDLQGFNEGLPINYLIAAPTMRIPQGVENTVNAYLAFRAVILAVREHNKRNYGSRKIRSVLCPGLGTDIGLMDHDQCANQMCLAYETHELKLPDHQFRIHPDNMLSMEMDQSHMTEESRIKKSSPNGNADI from the exons ATGGGACAGAGTCGTTCACGCACAGGTGCACGTGCTCCGGAAATAATAGAGTCTGACGAAGATGAATCTGATCTAGATGAATTAGAAGATGCGGTTGTATACAAACTAAGGGATATATCACATGGAATGTTTCAAGCCTGGAAATCTAGGTTTCCAGAATCACACAAAAATGTTCAA ATATCAAATGGTGATTTATTTGAAAGTGCACCAGCTGCTGATGCTATA gTATGTCCTGTTAACAGCTTTGGTTTTATGGATGAGGGATTAAACATGGCGTATTCAAAATACTTTGGCGGGCAAAT GCAAGAACGGTTACAACACGTTATTCGAAAAAAATATCGTGGAGAAATTTTGGTG GGTCAAGCTGTGATTATTGCTGCCTATAGTTGGCATACACAACCATCAGAAGAAGACCTACAGGGATTCAATGAGGGGCTTCCTATCAATTACCTGATAGCTGCCCCCACCATGAGGATACCCCAAGGTGTGGAGAACACTGTCAATGCCTACCTGGCATTTAGAGCTGTGATACTGGCAG TACGTGAACACAATAAGCGGAACTATGGCAGTAGAAAGATCCGCAGTGTGCTGTGTCCGGGACTAGGAACTGACATAGGGTTGATGGATCACGATCAGTGCGCAAACCAA atgtGTTTGGCCTACGAGACACATGAATTGAAACTCCCAGACCATCAATTCCGGATCCATCCAGACAACATGCTTTCAATGGAAATGGATCAATCACATATGACAGAG GAGTCGCGAATAAAAAAGTCATCACCCAATGGCAACGCAGACATTTAA
- the LOC105334291 gene encoding uncharacterized protein isoform X2: MECFKPGNLGFQNHTKMFKYQMVIYLKVHQLLMLYFGFMDEGLNMAYSKYFGGQMQERLQHVIRKKYRGEILVGQAVIIAAYSWHTQPSEEDLQGFNEGLPINYLIAAPTMRIPQGVENTVNAYLAFRAVILAVREHNKRNYGSRKIRSVLCPGLGTDIGLMDHDQCANQMCLAYETHELKLPDHQFRIHPDNMLSMEMDQSHMTEESRIKKSSPNGNADI; encoded by the exons ATGGAATGTTTCAAGCCTGGAAATCTAGGTTTCCAGAATCACACAAAAATGTTCAA ATATCAAATGGTGATTTATTTGAAAGTGCACCAGCTGCTGATGCTATA CTTTGGTTTTATGGATGAGGGATTAAACATGGCGTATTCAAAATACTTTGGCGGGCAAAT GCAAGAACGGTTACAACACGTTATTCGAAAAAAATATCGTGGAGAAATTTTGGTG GGTCAAGCTGTGATTATTGCTGCCTATAGTTGGCATACACAACCATCAGAAGAAGACCTACAGGGATTCAATGAGGGGCTTCCTATCAATTACCTGATAGCTGCCCCCACCATGAGGATACCCCAAGGTGTGGAGAACACTGTCAATGCCTACCTGGCATTTAGAGCTGTGATACTGGCAG TACGTGAACACAATAAGCGGAACTATGGCAGTAGAAAGATCCGCAGTGTGCTGTGTCCGGGACTAGGAACTGACATAGGGTTGATGGATCACGATCAGTGCGCAAACCAA atgtGTTTGGCCTACGAGACACATGAATTGAAACTCCCAGACCATCAATTCCGGATCCATCCAGACAACATGCTTTCAATGGAAATGGATCAATCACATATGACAGAG GAGTCGCGAATAAAAAAGTCATCACCCAATGGCAACGCAGACATTTAA